Proteins encoded by one window of Ramlibacter tataouinensis:
- a CDS encoding acyl-CoA dehydrogenase family protein: MDFDFSDDQEQLRDAVRKWVDRSYGFERRREAVRAGGFDRATWDELAGLGLAGLYIPEEHGGMGMGPVEAMVVMEELGRGMVLEPLAQALVAGGVLAGYATDAVKSAWLPKVGSGEALVVLAHQERKARYRLDVCDTRAVQQGGQWRVTGAKSLVPAGDQADAYLVPAVAGGRMALFLVERSAAGVSANGYVTVDGSRAAEVRFDQSAATLVTDDGLAALEHAADIGIAAACAEGVGAIDQTMVLTADYMNTRKQFGVPIASFQALRHRMADMKMQQELARSMSYYASLKLNAPAAERRRALARAKYQLNVSMRFIGQNSVQLHGGIGVTDEYVGSHYFKKLTQLEMTWGDTLHQLGEVSARMQDTAGVFG, from the coding sequence ATGGACTTCGATTTCTCCGACGACCAGGAACAACTGCGCGACGCCGTGCGCAAGTGGGTGGACCGCAGCTACGGCTTCGAGCGGCGCCGGGAAGCGGTGCGGGCCGGCGGCTTCGACCGCGCGACCTGGGACGAACTGGCCGGACTGGGCCTGGCCGGCCTGTACATCCCCGAGGAACACGGCGGCATGGGCATGGGCCCGGTCGAGGCCATGGTGGTGATGGAGGAACTGGGTCGCGGCATGGTGCTGGAGCCGCTGGCGCAGGCGCTGGTGGCCGGCGGCGTGCTGGCCGGCTACGCCACCGATGCGGTCAAGTCGGCCTGGCTGCCGAAAGTCGGATCGGGCGAAGCCTTGGTGGTGCTGGCGCACCAGGAGCGCAAGGCGCGCTACCGGTTGGACGTGTGCGACACCCGGGCCGTGCAACAGGGCGGCCAGTGGCGCGTGACCGGTGCCAAGAGCCTGGTGCCCGCGGGCGACCAGGCCGACGCGTACCTGGTGCCGGCGGTGGCCGGCGGCCGGATGGCGCTGTTCCTGGTCGAGCGCTCCGCCGCGGGCGTGAGCGCCAACGGCTACGTCACGGTCGATGGCAGCCGCGCGGCCGAGGTCCGCTTCGACCAGTCCGCGGCGACGCTGGTCACCGACGACGGCCTCGCCGCGCTGGAGCACGCCGCCGACATCGGCATTGCCGCCGCCTGTGCCGAGGGCGTCGGCGCCATCGACCAGACCATGGTCCTGACGGCCGACTACATGAACACGCGCAAGCAGTTCGGCGTGCCGATCGCCAGCTTCCAGGCGCTGCGGCACCGCATGGCCGACATGAAGATGCAGCAGGAGCTGGCGCGCTCGATGAGCTATTACGCCTCGCTCAAGCTGAATGCCCCGGCCGCCGAGCGCCGCCGCGCGCTGGCACGGGCCAAGTACCAGCTGAACGTGAGCATGCGCTTCATCGGCCAGAACTCGGTGCAGCTGCACGGCGGCATCGGCGTGACCGACGAGTACGTGGGCAGCCACTACTTCAAGAAACTGACCCAGCTGGAGATGACCTGGGGCGACACCCTGCACCAGCTGGGCGAGGTGTCGGCGCGCATGCAGGACACGGCTGGGGTCTTCGGATAA
- a CDS encoding bifunctional riboflavin kinase/FAD synthetase, whose translation MQIFRGLHHPGIAPACAVTIGNFDGVHRGHQAMLALLNNEARHRGVPSCVLTFEPHPRDHFARVARRPELAPARIATLRDKLSELAACGVDQCVVLRFDSRLAGQSAEAFIQQVLAEGLGARYVLVGDDFRFGAKRAGDYAMLDAAGRRAGFDVARMNSYEVHNLRVSSSAVRDALGRGDMDAVAALLGRPYSISGHVVHGRKLGRELGFPTVNLRFSHWKPAASGIFAVMVEGLADRPLPGVANLGIRPSLDPDDVNGGRVLLETHCLEWPAQLGQEGGYGKIIRVDLLHKLHDELKYDSLDALQAGIARDREDARAYFASTHAETRRQTTRDRI comes from the coding sequence ATGCAGATCTTCCGAGGCCTCCACCATCCGGGCATCGCACCGGCCTGTGCCGTGACGATCGGCAACTTCGACGGCGTGCACCGCGGCCACCAGGCCATGCTGGCGCTGCTGAACAACGAGGCGCGCCACCGCGGCGTGCCCAGCTGCGTGCTGACCTTCGAGCCGCACCCGCGCGACCACTTCGCCCGCGTGGCCCGCAGGCCGGAGCTGGCGCCGGCGCGCATCGCCACCCTGCGCGACAAGCTGTCCGAGCTGGCCGCCTGCGGCGTCGACCAGTGCGTGGTGCTGCGCTTCGACTCGCGCCTGGCCGGCCAGTCGGCCGAAGCCTTCATCCAGCAGGTGCTGGCCGAGGGCCTGGGCGCACGCTACGTGCTGGTGGGCGACGACTTCCGCTTCGGCGCCAAGCGCGCCGGCGACTACGCCATGCTGGACGCGGCCGGGCGGCGCGCCGGCTTCGACGTGGCGCGCATGAACAGCTACGAGGTGCACAACCTGCGCGTGTCCAGCTCGGCCGTGCGCGACGCGCTGGGGCGCGGCGACATGGATGCCGTGGCCGCCCTGCTGGGCCGCCCGTACAGCATCAGCGGCCACGTGGTGCACGGCCGCAAGCTCGGCCGCGAGCTGGGCTTTCCGACGGTGAACCTGCGCTTCTCGCACTGGAAGCCGGCCGCAAGCGGCATCTTCGCGGTGATGGTGGAGGGCCTGGCCGACCGCCCGCTGCCCGGCGTGGCCAACCTCGGGATCCGGCCCTCGCTCGATCCCGACGACGTCAACGGCGGGCGCGTGCTGCTGGAGACGCACTGCCTGGAGTGGCCCGCGCAGCTCGGCCAGGAGGGGGGCTACGGTAAAATCATCCGCGTGGACCTGCTGCACAAACTGCACGACGAGCTGAAGTACGACAGCCTGGATGCGCTGCAGGCCGGCATCGCGCGCGACCGCGAAGACGCCCGCGCGTACTTCGCTTCCACGCACGCCGAGACCCGGCGGCAGACCACGCGCGACCGAATTTAG
- a CDS encoding RsmB/NOP family class I SAM-dependent RNA methyltransferase, whose amino-acid sequence MHPKALLQACSDLLEQVLKFEHPADAVVSRWFREHRNLGPRERATLTETVYAVLRRKLLFEHLARSGSGSRARRLAILGFHGDRDFLKSALDEAEKRWLDACDAVQPAELLEPHRHNLPEWLAQPLRQQLGDEFQALAESLNQPAPLDVRVNVLTDKREDVRHELELAGLQAAPTPYSPWGLRLDGKPALARLDAFARGAIEVQDEGSQLLSLLLEARRGEMVVDFCAGAGGKTLALGAAMRNTGRLYAFDTSAHRLDALKPRLARSRLSNVHPAAIAHERDDRIKRLAGKIDRVIVDAPCSGLGTLRRNPDLKWRQGPQVVQEMAQLQAAILRSAARLLKPGGRLVYATCSLLPDENEAIAQAFSADMPGFSPLPVAGILQHLGIAGDRLTSGGSAGDQYLRLWPHRHGTDGFFAAAWQRA is encoded by the coding sequence ATGCACCCCAAGGCGCTGCTGCAAGCCTGCAGCGACCTGCTGGAGCAGGTCCTGAAGTTCGAACACCCGGCCGATGCGGTGGTGTCGCGCTGGTTTCGCGAGCACCGCAACCTCGGGCCGCGCGAGCGCGCGACGCTGACCGAGACCGTCTATGCCGTGCTGCGCCGCAAGCTGCTGTTCGAGCACCTGGCGCGCTCGGGCTCCGGCTCCCGGGCCCGGCGGCTGGCGATCCTGGGCTTCCACGGCGATCGCGACTTCCTCAAGTCCGCGCTGGACGAGGCGGAAAAGCGCTGGCTGGATGCCTGCGACGCCGTCCAGCCGGCCGAGCTGCTGGAGCCGCACCGCCACAACCTGCCCGAGTGGCTGGCCCAGCCGCTGCGCCAGCAGCTCGGCGACGAGTTCCAGGCACTGGCCGAGAGCCTGAACCAGCCGGCGCCGCTGGACGTGCGCGTCAACGTCCTGACTGACAAGCGGGAGGACGTGCGGCATGAGCTGGAGCTGGCCGGGCTGCAGGCGGCGCCCACGCCGTATTCGCCCTGGGGCCTGCGCCTGGACGGCAAGCCCGCGCTGGCGCGGCTGGACGCCTTCGCCCGCGGCGCCATCGAAGTCCAGGACGAGGGCTCGCAACTGCTGTCCCTGCTGCTGGAGGCGCGGCGCGGCGAGATGGTGGTGGACTTCTGCGCCGGCGCCGGCGGCAAGACGCTGGCGCTCGGCGCGGCGATGCGCAACACCGGCCGGCTCTATGCCTTCGACACCTCGGCCCACCGGCTCGACGCGCTCAAGCCGCGGCTGGCGCGCAGCCGGCTGAGCAACGTGCACCCGGCTGCGATCGCCCACGAGCGCGACGACCGCATCAAGCGGCTGGCCGGCAAGATCGACCGGGTGATCGTGGATGCGCCCTGTTCCGGCCTGGGCACCCTGCGCCGAAATCCCGACCTGAAGTGGCGCCAGGGGCCGCAGGTCGTGCAGGAAATGGCCCAGCTGCAGGCGGCCATCCTGCGCAGCGCAGCCCGCCTGCTCAAGCCGGGCGGCCGGCTGGTCTATGCCACCTGCAGCCTGCTGCCCGATGAGAACGAAGCCATCGCGCAGGCGTTCAGCGCCGACATGCCGGGATTCAGCCCCTTGCCGGTGGCCGGCATCCTGCAGCACCTGGGCATTGCCGGCGATCGCCTGACCAGTGGCGGTTCGGCCGGCGACCAGTACCTGCGGCTGTGGCCGCACCGGCATGGCACCGACGGCTTCTTCGCCGCCGCTTGGCAGAGGGCCTGA
- a CDS encoding acyl-CoA dehydrogenase family protein — MDLAFTPEEQQFREQVRAWVRENLPQDISTKVHNSLHLSRDDMQRWAKILGQKGWLGYGWPKAFGGPGWTAVQKHLFEEECALAGAPRIVPFGPVMVAPVIMAFGSPEQHRRFLPGIASGEVWWSQGYSEPGSGSDLASLKTRAERKGDKYIVNGQKTWTTLGQYGEWIFCLVRTSTEGKPQTGISFLLIDMKSPGISVRPITMLDGGHEVNEVFFDNVEVPAENLVGEENKGWTYAKHLLSHERTNIADVNRAKRELERLKRIARSEGVYDDLRFRDEIAKLEVDVVALEMLVLRVLSAEKSGKNPLDIAGLLKIKGSEIQQRYAELMMLAGGPYSLPFIREAMEAGWQGDFPGGAAGLAPLAATYLNMRKTTIYGGSNEVQRNIVAQTVLG, encoded by the coding sequence ATGGATTTGGCTTTCACCCCCGAGGAACAGCAGTTCCGCGAACAGGTCCGCGCCTGGGTGCGCGAAAACCTGCCGCAGGACATCTCGACCAAGGTGCACAACAGCCTGCACCTGAGCCGCGACGACATGCAGCGCTGGGCGAAGATCCTGGGCCAGAAGGGCTGGCTCGGCTATGGCTGGCCGAAGGCATTCGGCGGCCCCGGCTGGACGGCCGTGCAGAAGCACCTGTTCGAGGAAGAGTGCGCCCTGGCCGGCGCGCCGCGCATCGTGCCGTTCGGGCCGGTGATGGTGGCGCCGGTGATCATGGCCTTCGGCTCGCCCGAGCAGCACCGGCGCTTCCTGCCCGGCATCGCCAGCGGCGAGGTGTGGTGGAGCCAGGGCTACAGCGAGCCGGGCTCGGGCTCGGACCTGGCCTCGCTCAAGACCCGCGCCGAGCGCAAGGGCGACAAGTACATCGTCAATGGCCAGAAGACCTGGACCACCCTCGGCCAGTACGGCGAGTGGATCTTCTGCCTGGTGCGCACCAGCACCGAAGGCAAGCCGCAGACGGGCATCTCCTTCCTGCTGATCGACATGAAGTCGCCCGGCATCTCGGTGCGGCCGATCACCATGCTGGACGGCGGGCACGAGGTGAACGAGGTGTTCTTCGACAACGTCGAAGTGCCGGCGGAGAACCTGGTCGGCGAGGAGAACAAGGGCTGGACCTACGCCAAGCACCTGCTGTCGCACGAGCGCACCAACATCGCCGACGTCAACCGCGCCAAGCGCGAGCTGGAGCGCCTCAAGCGCATCGCCAGGTCCGAAGGCGTGTATGACGACCTGCGTTTCCGCGACGAGATCGCGAAGCTGGAAGTGGACGTCGTGGCGCTGGAGATGCTGGTGCTGCGCGTGCTGTCGGCCGAGAAATCGGGCAAGAACCCGCTGGATATCGCCGGCCTGCTGAAGATCAAGGGCAGCGAGATCCAGCAGCGCTACGCCGAGCTGATGATGCTGGCCGGCGGCCCCTACAGCCTGCCCTTCATCCGCGAGGCGATGGAAGCCGGCTGGCAAGGCGACTTTCCCGGCGGCGCCGCCGGCCTGGCGCCGCTGGCGGCCACCTACCTGAACATGCGCAAGACCACGATCTACGGCGGCAGCAACGAAGTCCAGCGGAACATCGTTGCCCAGACCGTGCTCGGCTGA
- the purN gene encoding phosphoribosylglycinamide formyltransferase — MKNIVILISGGGSNMAAIVRAARQGHWEQRYGARVAAVISNRPDAGGLAFAREQRIATAVVDHKQFDSREAFDAELAAAIDRHQPGLVVLAGFMRILTPGFVARYQGRLINIHPSLLPAFPGLHTHRRALEAGCRVAGASVHQVTAELDFGPILEQAVVPVLPGDTEQSLAARVLTQEHRIYPRAIESLLRAGA, encoded by the coding sequence ATGAAGAACATCGTGATCCTGATCTCCGGCGGCGGCTCCAACATGGCGGCCATCGTGCGCGCAGCCCGGCAGGGGCACTGGGAGCAGCGCTACGGCGCGCGGGTGGCGGCGGTGATCAGCAACCGGCCCGACGCCGGCGGCCTGGCCTTCGCGCGCGAGCAGCGGATCGCCACGGCGGTGGTCGACCACAAGCAGTTCGACAGCCGCGAGGCCTTCGACGCCGAGCTGGCTGCCGCCATCGACCGGCACCAGCCCGGCCTGGTCGTGCTGGCCGGCTTCATGCGCATCCTGACGCCCGGCTTCGTGGCGCGCTACCAGGGCCGGCTGATCAACATCCATCCCTCGCTGCTGCCGGCCTTTCCGGGTCTGCACACGCACCGGCGGGCGCTGGAGGCGGGCTGCCGGGTGGCCGGCGCCAGCGTGCACCAGGTCACGGCCGAGCTGGACTTCGGCCCCATCCTCGAGCAGGCGGTCGTGCCGGTGCTGCCCGGCGATACCGAGCAGTCGCTGGCAGCGCGCGTGCTGACGCAGGAACACCGGATCTACCCGCGGGCGATCGAGTCGCTGCTGCGCGCGGGAGCCTGA
- a CDS encoding HNH endonuclease codes for MKVLKLSAQGLPQSWISLEQAVLHYAADEVRWEVGARVALFRGGHNALTGAQSQIAVSSIIGTKGVPNINPFELKPGLTNAKLFARDRNVCAYCGSRHREEELTREHIIPFAQNGKDHWMNVVTACRACNHRKSNRTPEQAHMPLLYAPYVPSLWEDFILRNRRILADQMEFLMAHLPKNSRLHA; via the coding sequence TTGAAGGTCTTGAAGCTGTCCGCCCAGGGCTTGCCCCAGTCCTGGATCTCGCTGGAGCAGGCCGTGCTGCACTACGCGGCCGATGAGGTGCGCTGGGAAGTCGGTGCCCGGGTCGCCCTGTTCCGCGGCGGGCACAACGCGCTGACCGGCGCGCAGTCGCAGATCGCGGTCAGCAGCATCATCGGCACCAAGGGCGTGCCCAATATCAACCCGTTCGAGCTCAAGCCGGGCCTGACCAACGCCAAGCTGTTCGCGCGCGACCGCAACGTCTGCGCCTACTGCGGCAGCCGGCACCGCGAGGAAGAGCTGACGCGCGAGCACATCATCCCGTTCGCCCAGAACGGCAAGGACCACTGGATGAACGTGGTCACCGCCTGCCGCGCCTGCAACCATCGCAAGAGCAACCGCACGCCCGAGCAAGCGCACATGCCGCTGCTTTATGCGCCCTACGTGCCCAGCCTGTGGGAGGACTTCATCCTGCGCAACCGCCGCATCCTGGCGGACCAGATGGAGTTCCTGATGGCGCACCTGCCCAAGAACTCCCGCCTGCACGCCTGA